In Salvelinus alpinus chromosome 30, SLU_Salpinus.1, whole genome shotgun sequence, a single genomic region encodes these proteins:
- the LOC139559643 gene encoding nucleolin-like isoform X2, with the protein MAKSGKSTQLKASKKKTGKISEVNNSEAEQVDTTADAEKVKVQAVAAAPVKRKAEAEDETSPAKKTKCINDGFCLFVGSLNTSKKVEEINDALANFFTTHSLLFQDIQVDITKKFAYVNFYTEENLTKALELNGEKILDRKMRLDKAKVKDPTVHDKKAKDARTLFVKNIPFAATKEDLKKVFDTAVEIRFPGGIGAPSKGIAYIEFKTEATAEKVLEEKQGIDVQGRVIVIDFLGEKSQQQKIIKAPAEATPNNELLVTNLAYATKEEALKEIFLKAVSVKIPKRNGKPRGRALIQFESVEDAEEALESSLNKEISGRAIKVEFSPKGPEGGKGNSVPSKTLMVRNLAKETSEETLKSVFEGAIEARVTKDKETGISRGFGFVDFESPEVCKAVKDTMADLQIDGSKVTLVYAKPQGERGPRGEGAGSNWRYGGKSGARGGSGGRGGRGGRGSGGGKRT; encoded by the exons ATGGCGAAGTCAGGCAAA TCAACCCAATTAAAGGCCTCTAAAAAGAAAACTGGAAAGATCAGCGAAGTCAATAACTCTG AAGCGGAACAGGTGGACACAACTGCTGATGCGGAAAAGGTTAAAGTCCAGG CTGTTGCAGCAGCCCCAGTAAAGAGAAAAGCGGAAGCAGAGGATGAGACTTCTCCAGCGAAGAAAACAAAGTGCATTAATGATG gttTTTGTCTTTTTGTTGGAAGCTTGAACACATCCAAGAAAGTGGAGGAAATTAATGATGCCTTGGCAAACTTCTTCACAACGCATAGTCTGTTGTTTCAGGATATTCAAGTGGACATTACAAA GAAATTTGCATATGTCAACTTTTACACAGAGGAAAACTTAACAAAAGCCCTTGAGCTAAATGGGGAGAAGATCCTGGACCGAAAGATGAGGCTAGACAAGGCCAAGGTCAAAGACCCCACAGTACATGACAAAAAAG CTAAAGATGCCAGGACCTTGTTTGTCAAGAATATCCCGTTTGCAGCAACAAAAGAGGACTTGAAGAAAGTCTTTGACACAGCTGTCGAAATCAGGTTTCCTGGAGGCATTGGCGCCCCAAGCAAAGG AATTGCCTACATAGAGTTCAAAACGGAGGCCACTGCTGAGAAAGTGCTGGAGGAGAAGCAGGGGATTGATGTCCAAGGCCGTGTAATCGTTATTGACTTTTTGGGAGAAAAGagccaacaacaaaaaataatcaAAGCTCCAG CTGAGGCCACACCAAATAACGAATTACTGGTGACCAACCTGGCTTACGCTACAAAAGAGGAGGCCCTGAAGGAAATCTTTCTCAAAGCAGTCAGTGTCAAGATACCAAAGAGAAATGGTAAACCAAGAGG TCGTGCCTTGATTCAGTTTGAAAGTGTGGAAGATGCCGAAGAAGCCCTGGAATCATCGTTAAACAAAGAGATTAGTGGAAGAGCAATCAAAGTAGAGTTCAGCCCGAAGGGGCCAGAAGGTGGCAAAGGGAACTCTG TTCCTTCGAAGACGTTGATGGTCAGGAATCTTGCCAAGGAGACGAGTGAGGAGACTTTGAAAAGTGTCTTTGAAGGTGCCATTGAAGCTCGAGTCACCAAAGACAAGGAGACTGGCATATCTAGAGG GTTTGGCTTTGTGGACTTTGAGAGCCCAGAGGTCTGCAAGGCTGTCAAGGATACCATGGCAGACCTTCAGATTGATGGGAGCAAGGTGACCCTGGTCTATGCCAAACCCCAGGGTGAAAGAGGACCTCGTGGAGAAGGAGCGGGCTCCAACTGGCGTTACGGAGGGAAATCCGGAGCTAGAGGTGGCTCTGGAGGCAGGGGTGGACGAGGAG GCAGAGGTAGTGGCGGTGGAAAGAGGACTTAA
- the LOC139559643 gene encoding nucleolin-like isoform X1, whose product MAKSGKSTQLKASKKKTGKISEVNNSEAEQVDTTADAEKVKVQAVAAAPVKRKAEAEDETSPAKKTKCINDGFCLFVGSLNTSKKVEEINDALANFFTTHSLLFQDIQVDITKKFAYVNFYTEENLTKALELNGEKILDRKMRLDKAKVKDPTVHDKKGTSLILTKDARTLFVKNIPFAATKEDLKKVFDTAVEIRFPGGIGAPSKGIAYIEFKTEATAEKVLEEKQGIDVQGRVIVIDFLGEKSQQQKIIKAPAEATPNNELLVTNLAYATKEEALKEIFLKAVSVKIPKRNGKPRGRALIQFESVEDAEEALESSLNKEISGRAIKVEFSPKGPEGGKGNSVPSKTLMVRNLAKETSEETLKSVFEGAIEARVTKDKETGISRGFGFVDFESPEVCKAVKDTMADLQIDGSKVTLVYAKPQGERGPRGEGAGSNWRYGGKSGARGGSGGRGGRGGRGSGGGKRT is encoded by the exons ATGGCGAAGTCAGGCAAA TCAACCCAATTAAAGGCCTCTAAAAAGAAAACTGGAAAGATCAGCGAAGTCAATAACTCTG AAGCGGAACAGGTGGACACAACTGCTGATGCGGAAAAGGTTAAAGTCCAGG CTGTTGCAGCAGCCCCAGTAAAGAGAAAAGCGGAAGCAGAGGATGAGACTTCTCCAGCGAAGAAAACAAAGTGCATTAATGATG gttTTTGTCTTTTTGTTGGAAGCTTGAACACATCCAAGAAAGTGGAGGAAATTAATGATGCCTTGGCAAACTTCTTCACAACGCATAGTCTGTTGTTTCAGGATATTCAAGTGGACATTACAAA GAAATTTGCATATGTCAACTTTTACACAGAGGAAAACTTAACAAAAGCCCTTGAGCTAAATGGGGAGAAGATCCTGGACCGAAAGATGAGGCTAGACAAGGCCAAGGTCAAAGACCCCACAGTACATGACAAAAAAGGTACTAGTCTCATCTTGA CTAAAGATGCCAGGACCTTGTTTGTCAAGAATATCCCGTTTGCAGCAACAAAAGAGGACTTGAAGAAAGTCTTTGACACAGCTGTCGAAATCAGGTTTCCTGGAGGCATTGGCGCCCCAAGCAAAGG AATTGCCTACATAGAGTTCAAAACGGAGGCCACTGCTGAGAAAGTGCTGGAGGAGAAGCAGGGGATTGATGTCCAAGGCCGTGTAATCGTTATTGACTTTTTGGGAGAAAAGagccaacaacaaaaaataatcaAAGCTCCAG CTGAGGCCACACCAAATAACGAATTACTGGTGACCAACCTGGCTTACGCTACAAAAGAGGAGGCCCTGAAGGAAATCTTTCTCAAAGCAGTCAGTGTCAAGATACCAAAGAGAAATGGTAAACCAAGAGG TCGTGCCTTGATTCAGTTTGAAAGTGTGGAAGATGCCGAAGAAGCCCTGGAATCATCGTTAAACAAAGAGATTAGTGGAAGAGCAATCAAAGTAGAGTTCAGCCCGAAGGGGCCAGAAGGTGGCAAAGGGAACTCTG TTCCTTCGAAGACGTTGATGGTCAGGAATCTTGCCAAGGAGACGAGTGAGGAGACTTTGAAAAGTGTCTTTGAAGGTGCCATTGAAGCTCGAGTCACCAAAGACAAGGAGACTGGCATATCTAGAGG GTTTGGCTTTGTGGACTTTGAGAGCCCAGAGGTCTGCAAGGCTGTCAAGGATACCATGGCAGACCTTCAGATTGATGGGAGCAAGGTGACCCTGGTCTATGCCAAACCCCAGGGTGAAAGAGGACCTCGTGGAGAAGGAGCGGGCTCCAACTGGCGTTACGGAGGGAAATCCGGAGCTAGAGGTGGCTCTGGAGGCAGGGGTGGACGAGGAG GCAGAGGTAGTGGCGGTGGAAAGAGGACTTAA
- the LOC139559643 gene encoding nucleolin-like isoform X3: MAKSGKSTQLKASKKKTGKISEVNNSAVAAAPVKRKAEAEDETSPAKKTKCINDGFCLFVGSLNTSKKVEEINDALANFFTTHSLLFQDIQVDITKKFAYVNFYTEENLTKALELNGEKILDRKMRLDKAKVKDPTVHDKKGTSLILTKDARTLFVKNIPFAATKEDLKKVFDTAVEIRFPGGIGAPSKGIAYIEFKTEATAEKVLEEKQGIDVQGRVIVIDFLGEKSQQQKIIKAPAEATPNNELLVTNLAYATKEEALKEIFLKAVSVKIPKRNGKPRGRALIQFESVEDAEEALESSLNKEISGRAIKVEFSPKGPEGGKGNSVPSKTLMVRNLAKETSEETLKSVFEGAIEARVTKDKETGISRGFGFVDFESPEVCKAVKDTMADLQIDGSKVTLVYAKPQGERGPRGEGAGSNWRYGGKSGARGGSGGRGGRGGRGSGGGKRT; this comes from the exons ATGGCGAAGTCAGGCAAA TCAACCCAATTAAAGGCCTCTAAAAAGAAAACTGGAAAGATCAGCGAAGTCAATAACTCTG CTGTTGCAGCAGCCCCAGTAAAGAGAAAAGCGGAAGCAGAGGATGAGACTTCTCCAGCGAAGAAAACAAAGTGCATTAATGATG gttTTTGTCTTTTTGTTGGAAGCTTGAACACATCCAAGAAAGTGGAGGAAATTAATGATGCCTTGGCAAACTTCTTCACAACGCATAGTCTGTTGTTTCAGGATATTCAAGTGGACATTACAAA GAAATTTGCATATGTCAACTTTTACACAGAGGAAAACTTAACAAAAGCCCTTGAGCTAAATGGGGAGAAGATCCTGGACCGAAAGATGAGGCTAGACAAGGCCAAGGTCAAAGACCCCACAGTACATGACAAAAAAGGTACTAGTCTCATCTTGA CTAAAGATGCCAGGACCTTGTTTGTCAAGAATATCCCGTTTGCAGCAACAAAAGAGGACTTGAAGAAAGTCTTTGACACAGCTGTCGAAATCAGGTTTCCTGGAGGCATTGGCGCCCCAAGCAAAGG AATTGCCTACATAGAGTTCAAAACGGAGGCCACTGCTGAGAAAGTGCTGGAGGAGAAGCAGGGGATTGATGTCCAAGGCCGTGTAATCGTTATTGACTTTTTGGGAGAAAAGagccaacaacaaaaaataatcaAAGCTCCAG CTGAGGCCACACCAAATAACGAATTACTGGTGACCAACCTGGCTTACGCTACAAAAGAGGAGGCCCTGAAGGAAATCTTTCTCAAAGCAGTCAGTGTCAAGATACCAAAGAGAAATGGTAAACCAAGAGG TCGTGCCTTGATTCAGTTTGAAAGTGTGGAAGATGCCGAAGAAGCCCTGGAATCATCGTTAAACAAAGAGATTAGTGGAAGAGCAATCAAAGTAGAGTTCAGCCCGAAGGGGCCAGAAGGTGGCAAAGGGAACTCTG TTCCTTCGAAGACGTTGATGGTCAGGAATCTTGCCAAGGAGACGAGTGAGGAGACTTTGAAAAGTGTCTTTGAAGGTGCCATTGAAGCTCGAGTCACCAAAGACAAGGAGACTGGCATATCTAGAGG GTTTGGCTTTGTGGACTTTGAGAGCCCAGAGGTCTGCAAGGCTGTCAAGGATACCATGGCAGACCTTCAGATTGATGGGAGCAAGGTGACCCTGGTCTATGCCAAACCCCAGGGTGAAAGAGGACCTCGTGGAGAAGGAGCGGGCTCCAACTGGCGTTACGGAGGGAAATCCGGAGCTAGAGGTGGCTCTGGAGGCAGGGGTGGACGAGGAG GCAGAGGTAGTGGCGGTGGAAAGAGGACTTAA